The Acidobacteriota bacterium nucleotide sequence CTCGAGGCGTTCCTGCCAGCGGCCGAAGAAGTGTTCATCGTCGGTGATTGGTGGGCCAGCTATGAAAGGCGAAAGCTTCCTCTCAACTCCGAGAGAAACTACCCTAGAACGCATTTCGTCTTCCAAGGAGCGAACCGGCGCAGTAGCCTGGCCACTCCCTGTAGCAGGCAGTTCACGGATCCGCGGGGGCTTCTTGCCAGCCATTGCCGAACGCGTCCCGAGTGCTTCCTCCAACCCCGGCAAGAACTCATTGCAGTCGATGCCGCCGTAGGCGACCACCCTCGTCTCCAATCCGGGAGCGAGGCGTTGAAGCAAAGAAGGGTAGCGTTGCTCGATCTCCGTCGGATCCGACTCGTAGAAGCACCAGAGAATCTCGGTGTCCTGTACAGGATCGAGGATCAGCTGGCCTGTCACCTGAGAGAACACATCCTCCCAGCCCCCGTAGCCCAACACCACCAGATCCGAGTTTTCGAGAAACCGTTCCAGATCCCTCTGCAACCGAGGCCGCGGCTTGGTCAGCTGATCTACCGTGTGGGCTGTGTACCCGCGCCAAGCCCAGCGCCCGTGGACGTGCACAATGTGACAGCCATCACCCTCGTTGGAGGAGATGCGCCCATCTTCATACAGAGCACTGGAGCGGCTGATTCCTCCAGCCTTGCGAACCGCCACCCCCACCAGAGGGTCGAAATTGGTGGTGAGGAGCGCTGAGCCCAGAGTTTCGGGATGGGCGCTGAGTAGGCGGCCGAGAGCTTCGAGGCCCGGCGGCAAACCCCAGGCACCGGTGTCTCGTTCGAGTTTGCCACAGGCGTCGAGGTCTCCCGAGCGCGCTGCGGCAACCAACTCGGAATCCTCGGCCACGCAGGCCTCCAACACCAGCTCCCGTACCAGCTCGTCGATCCCCCGCTGGCCCCGGGCCTGGCGGTAGAGCCCCAGCGCCTGCTGATAGGTCAGGGCCTCGGCGGCGTTCATTCCATTCGATCCATCCCCCGGCAAACGCGCCTGAACCCGCCGCACCACCTCAGGGGCACCGGGCACCCCAGGCGCTCCATCCACCGGTGGCAGGC carries:
- a CDS encoding SIR2 family protein; this encodes MELASEAFLIDRLIDSHRKRRRVVFLLGAGVSLPPVDGAPGVPGAPEVVRRVQARLPGDGSNGMNAAEALTYQQALGLYRQARGQRGIDELVRELVLEACVAEDSELVAAARSGDLDACGKLERDTGAWGLPPGLEALGRLLSAHPETLGSALLTTNFDPLVGVAVRKAGGISRSSALYEDGRISSNEGDGCHIVHVHGRWAWRGYTAHTVDQLTKPRPRLQRDLERFLENSDLVVLGYGGWEDVFSQVTGQLILDPVQDTEILWCFYESDPTEIEQRYPSLLQRLAPGLETRVVAYGGIDCNEFLPGLEEALGTRSAMAGKKPPRIRELPATGSGQATAPVRSLEDEMRSRVVSLGVERKLSPFIAGPPITDDEHFFGRWQERLELGKALGLCQPVQIIGERRMGKTSMLHWAFRHAENLLPGWPIAWVDAGAMVQPSPVALVQSIAVAVGAENKVDGLLDQACGKDVSTNSSIAVQALNRLLPLVLLVDEASALAGAGQLFDPGFLGALRALGQRKQIAWVSTSPEDLRLLFRQDHLNSPFLNDSIHLMIGQLEIGAAKELLQQGLDSPISDLVLSGAGQLPYPLQLWATTVYQGEAGRGDGDSVRDTLVPVFDSWWRWRSAEERELLVGCVEGIGLVGLESAPRRALRRLVRRGLVVEEGERFTLPGAAWRSFVRERRDE